From uncultured Desulfovibrio sp.:
GGGACCGGCCGCAGGGCTACAGCATCGATCTGATCAACCTGCTTGCCCAGCGCATCGGGTTCAAAGTGGAATATGTCACCCGGCCGACCCGGGAAGAGCTTCTACAACTGTTCAAGCAGGACTATCTGGACCTGTTGCATTCGCTTTATCGCACACCGCAACGAAAAGAACTCGGCATCTTCTCCGAGCCCTACTTTCGCATGAAGCAGGTATTTGTCACGCGCAAGGATGACGCGAACATTTCCGATTTCCAGCAGTTGAACGGCAAGACCGTCGCGACCGGTAAGACGTGGGCGGACTCGGAATTTTTGGCGACACAGTACCCCGGCATCAAACGTCTCTTCCGCGACAGCGTCGAGCAGATGCTGGAGGCCGTGTCGAACGGAGATGCCGATGCCGCGGTTCAAGGGGATGGAGTTGCCGAGTACTGGCTGCGGAGACGAGGATTTACGGACCTGAAGATTTCCGCCTGGGCCAAGGGATTCGACAAGGGAAGGCCTCAATCTTTTTACTTCATGGCGCATAAGACCGCTCCGCAGTTGGTCTCCATACTCGACAAGGCGCTGGCCTCGGTGACACCCGGCGAGTTGCAGGAATTACAAACCAAGTGGTTCGGCTCCGGCGCCGTCAGCGAAACGACACCCGAGGTCAAACGCATCGACCTGACCGAGGAACAACAGGACTACCTTCGCCGCAAGGGGTCGATCAGGATGTGTTCCGCGCCGTCGACCCCGCCCTTTGCCCAGATTACCAGCGACGGCGTCCATCAAGGAATCGCCGCCGATATCATCTCGAAATTGGCGAACCTCATCGGCACGGAGATAACCCTGGTCCCGACCAAGACGTGGAACGAATCGATCGAATTCGTCAAGTCCCGGCGATGCGATATTCTTTCCTATGCCGGGATGACCGAACAGCGGAAAGAGTTCCTGGATTTCACCACCCCTTATCTTTCCATGCCCATTGCCGTCGTGACCCGGAACGATCAACCCTTTATCGTCTCTTTAAAACCATTTTTAAATGAATCCTTTGGCGGTATCAGGGAAACGACCTATGTCGCGGCCTTCAAGGCGCAGTATCCGACGGCCCACATAACAGAATTCGATAACAGTCTCGAAGGGTTGCAACAAGTCAGAATGGGAAAGTTGTTCGGCTTTGTCAGCGCGTTGCCCATCGTCGCCTACCAGATCCAATCTCATGCGCTTCTCGATCTCAAAGTGGCCGGACAACTGGACGAAAAATTCGAGATGTCGGTGGCGACACGCAACGACGAGCCGCTGTTGGGCAGCATTTTCCAGGCCGCGATCAATGCCCTACCCCAGGAGCAACGCCAGGAGATCCTCAATAGATGGCTCGCCGTCCGCTACGAGCAAGGCTTCGATTATGCCCTGATGTGGAAAATCGGACTTGCCGTCGCAGTTTTGTTCGCGGGCGTTCTGATCTGGAATCGACGGCTAGCCACGCTTCACGCCCGGATTGCCGCGCAGAATGCCGAACTGGCCATTGCCGCCGCTGCCTTCAACTCCCAGGAAGGCATGATTGTGACAGACCCGGATAAAGTGATCCTGCGCGCCAATCAGGCATTCCTGGAGATCACCGGCTATCGAGCAGAAGAAGTGATCGGCCGAACACCTCGCTTGTTTTCATCCGGGCGTCACGATGCGGCGCTTTACCGGGCCATGTGGGACGCCATAGACCATGCCGGCAGTTGGCAGGGAGAAATCTGGAATCGCCGCAAGAATGGCGATCTTTATGCCACCTGGCTTACCGTCTCGGTGGTCAGGGACGAAAAGGGAAACGTCACCAATTACATCGGCACACAATTCGACATCACCGAGCGCAAGAGAACCGAGCAGGCGCTGGCCGAAAGTGAAGCCCGATTCCGAAGGTTCTTCGAGGATAATGGCTCGGTCATGTTGCTGGTCGATCCGTCGAACGGGGAGATCATCGCCGCAAATCGCGCCGCGTCGGCCTATTACGGCTATGCGCCGGAACGTTTGACGGGAATGAACATCAATCAGATCAATATACTGCCCCCCGAGGAGGTCGCGCTCGAATACCAGCAGGCGCTTCGCGAGGAACGCTACTATTTCGACTTCCGTCACCGGCTCGCTTCCGGCGAGGTCCGCGATGTCGAGGTCTATTCCACGCCGGTGGAATTCGACGGCAGGCCCATCCTCTCGTCCATCGTCCATGACATCAGCCAGCGTAAGGCGGCCGAGGCCAGATCACGGCGTCTGGCCAATCTCTACGCGGCGTTGAGCCAGTGCAATCAGGCGATCGTACACTGCGCCAGCGAAGTCGAACTGTTCCCGAAGATCTGTCGCTGCGCGGTCGATTACGGCTTTGCGAAAATGGCCTGGATCGGCTTTGTCAACGAGGAGGGCTCGCTGGTCGAACCGGTCGCCTCGTATGGCGACGACACGGGGTATCTGGATGATCTGTCGATTCCAATGGATGTGGGGAACCCGCTTTCGAGGGCACCTGCCACCACCTCAATCCGCGATGATCAGGCAATATGGTATCAAGATTTCGCCCGTGATTTAGAGATCGGTCCCACCTCGCAATCTTGGCATGAACGCGCGGCGAATGCCGGAATTCACGGGCTGGCCTCTCTCCCGTTACATCGCGCAGGTTCTGCGGTCGGGTGCCTTGTCATCTACGCCGACACGGTCGATGCCTTCGATGAGGAGGCCCGCAAGCTTTTGATCGAAATGGCGATGGATATCAGTTTTGCGCTGGGCAATTTCGCCCGCGAGGCAGAGCGACAGCAATCGGCGAAGGCGCTGAGCGCCAGCGAAGCCCGCTATCGTCTCGTTTTCAAGACCAGCCCGAACGCCATCGCCATCAACCGTCTGGACGATGGGGCTTATGTCGAGATCAACGACGGATTTATCAACATGACGGGCTTTGGCCAAGATGACGTTCGGGGGCGCACGTCCTTCGACATCGATATCTGGGGCGATCCCGAAAGTCGCGTGTATCTGGTCGAACGACTGAAGCAGGATTCAATCTGCCAGAACGTAGAGGCCCAATTCAGGAAAAAGAATGGGGAACTACTTTGGGGTTTGATGTCTGCGTCGGTCATCGAACTCGATGGTGAACGCTGCATTCTTTCCGTCACACGGGATATTACCGACATCAAGATGGCCGAAGAGGAGATCAAGACCCTCGCATTTTACGACCCGTTAACGCATCTGCCCAATCGACGACTTTTGATGGACCGCCTGCAGCAAGCTCTCGCCCTTTCCACCAGGGACGGGTGCAAATGCGCCTTGTTGTTCGTAGATCTCGATAACTTCAAGACCCTGAACGACAGCAGTGGCCATGCCATCGGCGACCTCCTTTTGCAAGAAGTCGCCGCGCGTCTTGTCGCCAGTGTGCGCGAGGCCGACACCGTGGCCCGACTGGGCGGAGACGAATTCATTGTGCTCATCGAACAGTTGAGTGAATCTATTGAAGAGGCGGCGAAACAGGCCGAGGGAGTCGGCGAGAAAATCCTTGCCGCCATCAATAACCCTTATCAGCTTGCCGACAGAGAATACCGAAGCACGACCAGCATCGGCATCGCCATGTTCGGGGGGCAGCATGAGAAAACGGACAAGCTTCTGATGCAGGCCGACATCGCGATGTATCAGGCTAAGGCTGCAGGACGCAATGTGATACGCTTTTTTTCGCCTGACCTCCAGAACATCCTCGATTCCCGTGTGGAGACGGAAAATGATTTGCATCTGGCCATCGAAAGAGAACAATTCTCTCTTCATTACCAACCGCAATGGGATCATGGCAGCCTTGTCGGTGCCGAGGCGCTGATACGTTGGAACCATCCGGAGCGGGGCGTGGTGACGCCGGGAGACTTCATTCCCCTGGCCGAGGAAACCGGGTTGATCCTGCCTTTGGGGCAGTGGGTGCTGCAAACCGCCTGCCGTCAGATTGCGGCTTGGCGTGACCAGCCGGACATGGCCCATCTCACGCTCGCGGTCAATGTCAGCGCCCTCCAGTTCCGGCAGCCGAACTTCATCGATCAGACGGTTACGACGCTGGAGCAAACTGGGGCCGACCCTCAGCACCTCAAGCTTGAGCTCACGGAAAGCATGCTGGTGGACAACGTCGAAGACGTCATCGCCAAGATGTTGGCTCTGCGGTCCCGTGGCGTGACGTTCTCGCTGGACGATTTCGGGACCGGCTACTCGTCGCTGTCCTACCTGAAACGCCTGCCCTTGGACCAGGTGAAGATCGACAGATCGTTCGTCAAGGATCTGCTGACGGACGCCAATGACGCGGCCATTGCCCGAACCATTGTCGCCTTGGGACAGGCCATGGGTCTGTCGGTTATTGCCGAGGGCGTGGAAACCGAAGCTCAGAAGGGCTTCCTCACCAGCTTGGGCTGCAAAGCCTTTCAAGGGTTCCTTTTCGGGCGGCCAATGCCCATTGATGAGTTTCAAGCGCTGGTTCGGTGCTGAGTTGTGTGACGCGACAGGAAGTTAGTAATAGTAATAATAATTATTTCGATCGAGCACAGCCGCCGTTTCTCGGTAACTAGACTGGGACGGTGATTGAATTATGTAGGAAGTGGTTTGGGGGGGCAGGATTTGAACCTACAACCTCCAGGCTTTAAGCACATGTGCTCTTCCGTAGGAAGGTTAAAAGGGTGGGAGTGTCCAGAATTTTTCGCACATTTTGTAGCAGCCAGTTGGTAAAGCATGGTTTCGTATTGAGCCGCTGGTACTCACGCCAATGGCTACAAGCACTGATACGTTTTGTACTTCGCCACCCCAAGAGCATTTCAGCCATATCCCATCCACAAAAATGTACGGGGATTTTGGTTCAAGGGGCCGGTTGCGCCATTCCTCAACCCGCTCAAAAATCTTCTGATGCAAGTCGCTTATTGTGCTTGGGCTGACTCGACTGCCCCAAAGAGCCTCGGTAATGTCCTCTATACAGACCCTCTGGGTACGCAGGGGCCGCGTATCAAAGGCAGGTCAAACAACAGCAAAAGGCCGTCACAGCTCCAGACCTGAAGTCTTTTATGGCAAACATAGGCCAGCACGACAGTGGTATTTCTTCTGCACGAGCGGCTTCACCCGTGATGCTGAAAACTACGCTCGCAGCCAGGAGAGTAAAAGAATCATGTTGATCAACAGCGCCAAGTTGGCACAGCTTTGGACGAACAATATTCCTCGCCTCAGTGATCAGGCTTGGCAGCGGCTGCCGCTTACCCCCATTTATTCTCTAACACCTGAAGGTAAAAAATTGAGTAGGAATGAGAGCACAAGTTCTGAGCCTACGGCCTTCGGTTGATATGTGCGGGAAAGAGTTAAAAAGGGGGTTAGTTCGGGGTGTGTGCGGATGTCTTTTGATGTATCTGGATGCACCCTAACATTACTAATTTATTTAATTTGCAATTTTAGAGGCTGTCCTTTTACGCCGCCAACAGGGGTTCAAATCCCCTTGGGGACGCCACTCGAGAAAAAAGGGGTACACTGAAAAATGTAACCCTTTTTTCGTGCGCTTTCTACAGCCCCAAAGGGCGTATTCCTTAGCTGCATTCATTTTTCTTCTACTCCGGCACCTTCTCGCGTAAGGGCACCAGCCTGCATGGTATGCCCATTTTTTCTTAGGGCCGCCATTCCCGAGGTAGCCCCCTTGCCCAGATGGGCAAGCCGCCGCTATACTTGCTATTGCCCGGCCCTGACGCCGCAGGCCAATCCCACCAAGGAAACCGCCCATGCCCGCATCCCTGCTGCTCAATCCCTTTCGCACCGCGCCCGCTCAGGGCGTGGACGTTACCGATTTTTCACCCGCCATGGCCCGGCACGTCCGCGCGTACCATGCATCTTTCAGCCAGTACCGCCCCACTCCGCTGGTAAGCCTGCCGGGGCTGGCGGCAAGCCTTGGCCTAAAAAACGTCTGCGTAAAGGATGAATCGCACCGCTTTGGCCTCAATGCCTTCAAGGTGCTTGGCGGCTCCTACGCCGTGGCTCGCTGCCTTGCCGAGCGCATGCACCTGCCAGCCGAGGGCTTTGTGCGGGGCATGCTTGACGCCCCCGCCGCCAGAGCAGCCGCAGGGCAGATAACATTTATCAGCACAACGGACGGCAACCACGGCAGGGGGCTGGCATGGACAGCCCGCGAGCTGGGCTACCCCTGCATCATCTACATGCCCAAAGGGTCGGACAAAACCCGCCAGAACAACATTCTGGCGCTTGACGCGCAGTGCAGCATCACTCATCTCAATTATGACGACACCGTGCGTATGAGCTGGAATCTGGCGCAGGAGAAAGGCTATGTGATGGTGCAGGATACCGCGTGGGATGGCTACGAGCAGATTCCCGCATGGATCATGCAGGGGTACTTGACCCTTGCCGCAGAAATTCTGGAGCAGATGGGCGCAGCCGCCATTCGCCCGACCCACTGTTTTCTTCAGGCGGGCGTGGGATCATTTGCCGCTGCGGTTGCGGGTTTTCTGGTGGCGGCCCTTGGCGAGGCGGCCCCACGATTCATTGTGGTGGAACCGCATGCCGCCGATTGCTTTTACCGCTCCGCACTGGCGGGCGACGGCAAGGCCCATGCCGTGGGCGGCGACCTGCAGACCCTCATGGCCGGGCTTGCCTGCGGCGAGCCGAGCAGTCTGGCCTGGAGCATCCTCAAGGATTACAGCACGGCCTTCATGTCCTGCCCGGATTACATGGCAGCCAACGGCATGCGCATGCTGGCGGCACCCGTGAGGGGTGATCAGCCCATTGTTTCCGGCGAATCTGGCGCGGCTGGCGCGGGCGCACTGCACTGGCTCATGAGCAGCCCCGCTGCGGCAGATCAGCGCGAAACTCTGGGCCTGAACGCCGAAGCCTCGGTTCTGCTCATCAGCACCGAGGGCGACACGGTGCCGCACATCTATAGAAAGATTGTCTGGCAGGGCGCGTATGCAGATGAGGAGTGCGCCTGACGCCAGCCGCACCCGTCAAGAATTGTGCATATGCCCCACTGCATCCGCTATTGTTTGTTTTTCCATTCCTTTTTCAGCAGGGCATAGAGGCATGTATTTTCGTATTTGGGCGTTCCATCGGCATTGCTGACAAATGAAATGAACTCCTTGAAAAGCCCTTCCCTGCGCATGCCCAGCCGCTCGCACAGTTTTTGCGAGCGGATATTGTCATCTTCCACATAGGCATATACCCGCCTTGCGCCCTTGTGGGTAAAAAGGATGTCAATGAACGCCCTTGCGGCCTCGCTCGCGTATCCCTTTCCCTCATGACTGCTGTTCAGATGCCAGCCCAGGCCATAGGTATCCGGCTCATCATTCGCGGCAAACATCAGCCCGATCATCACATCCTGCTCTTTGAGGCAAACCGCCAGTTGCACGGGGTCTGCGCTTCGCCGCGCAACGTCGGCAACCGCTGCTTCCATCGAATCCAGACGGTCAGGCGCAAAACAGTGGACGCGTGGATGCGAAAGCATTTCAAACAGGCCTGCCGCATCCTTGGCTTCAAAAGGTCTCAGGACAAGACGTTCCGTTTCAAATTTTGCCACAGCAACCTCCTGTATTTCAAAATCATCATCTCTGTTCATGCCATGCTCAATGTTGTTCTGGCTGCGCCGCAGGTTCGGCAGAAGGCTCTTTTCGCCGCAGCTTTCCGCTGAAAAAACGGGTCACGACGATGAAGAACAGCGGCGTGTAGTAAATGCCCAAACCTGTTGCGGTGATCATGCCTGTCAGCACTGCTGTGCCAAGTGCGTTTTGCGCGCCGGAGCCTGCCCCGCTGCTGAGCGCCAGCGGCACCACACCAAGAATGAAGCATAGCGAGGTCATTATGATGGGCCGCAGACGAAGCCGGGAGGCCTCCACAGTGGCTGCAACCAGATCTTTGCCGCCCCTGTGCATTTCTCTGGCAAATTCCACGATCAGGATTGAGTTCTTGGCCGACAGGCCAATGATCGTCAGCAGTGCAATTTGCAGGTAAATGTCATTATTCATGCCGCGCAGGTACACACCGCCCAGTGCGCCCACAATGCCCGTGGGCACCGCCAGCAGCACTGCCAGCGGGATAGTCCAGCTTTCGTACAGGGCAGCCAGACAAAGAAAGACCACGATAATGGAAACAGCGTACAGCAAAGGGGCCTGACTTGCGGACACACGCTGCTGAGAGGAAAGCCCCGTCCAGGCATAATCAAAACCGGGGGGCATACTTGCCGCGCTTTTTTCCATTGCCGTCATGGCTTGCCCGGTGCTTTGCCCCGGCGCGGCGGCCCCTTCAATCTTTACGGACGGTATGCCCTGATAGCGGGTCAGGCTTGGGGAAGCCAAAACGGACTTTACGCCGATAAAACTGGAGAACGGCACCATCTCGTCCTTGGCGTTGCGCAGATAAAAGCGCCTGAAATCGTCTACTCCGGCGCGAACCGAAGGCTCCGCCTGAAGGTATACCTTTTTTGTTCTGCCCTTATCCGAAAAATCATTGATATATTCACCCGCCCAGTAGGCGCTGATGGCGCTGTTTATTTCGGCTCTGCTCAGGCCGTAAGCGCCAGCCTTGCTGTTGTCGATGACCAGATCGTACTGCTCGGTATCGGCCATGCCGCTATACCTTACGCTGGTAACAGCAGTGGATTTTGCCGCACTTTCCAGCAGGGCATCCTTGGCGTTGAGCAAGGCCGCGTGCCCTTTGCCGCCGCGATCCATCAGTTCCAGCTCAAAGCCAGAGGAAGTGCCAAGCTCCATGACCGCCGGGGGCGACATCACAACTATTTCCGCCCCGGCTATGGATGAAAACCGTTCCGTGGCGCGTTCCATCACGTCAGAGGCGCTCTGCCCCGGGCCGCGTTTGCTCCAGTCCTTGAGCAGGGGAAGCACCATGGCCGAGTTCTGGCCGGAACCGCTGAATCCCCAGCCGATAACGCTCATGACGCTTTCTATGGAATCCTTTTCGTCTTTGCGAAAGTAGGCATCAATCTCTTTGACAATCTTTTCCGTGCGCTCAAGTGACGCGCTCGGCGGCAACTGCACGTCAACATACAGGATGCCCTGATCTTCATCCGGCAAAAATGCCGAAGGCAAAAGCATAAACAAAGCCAGGCACCCTGCTGCCAAAACCGCAAATACCACGCCCCACCGCAAGGGGTGCCGCACCATGCCGCTCACGCCACGGCTGTAGCGTTCCGTAAAGGCGGCAAACCATCGGTTGAAGCGCCCAAAGAAGCCTTCGCCCGTTCCATTGCCATGCGTACGCAGCATGGTGGCGCACAGGGCAGGCGTAAGCACAATGGCAACCACTACAGAAAGTACCATTGACGCAACAATGGTCACGGAAAACTGCCGGAAGATTGCCCCGGTGGAGCCGGGCATAAAGGCCATGGGAACAAACACGGCGGATATGACCACGGCAACGCCCACAAGTGCCCCGGTTATCTGCCTCATGGATTTGAGCGCGGCCTCCTTTGGGGAAAGCCCCTCGTCGCGCATGAGGCGCTCCACATTTTCCACCACAACAATGGCGTCATCCACCAAAAGACCAATAGCCAGCACCATGCCGAACATGGTCAATGTGTTGATGGAAAAACCCGTGGCCGCAAATACCGCGAACACCCCGAGCAGCACCACAGGTACGGCAATGGCCGGAATAAGCGTGGCGCGGTAGCTCTGCATGAACACAAACATCACCGCCACAACAAGGGCAATGGCCTCAAAAAGGGTACGCACAACCGACCGTATGGATTTTTCCACAATGGGCGCGCGGTCGTCAGCATAGGCATATTTCAACCCCGGCGGGAAAAAGCTGGCGAGCGACTGCAATTCGGCCTTGATTCCCCTGGTGGTTTGCAGAACGTTGGCCCCCGATGAAAGCTTGAAAGCCAGCCCCGTACCCGCATGCCCGTTGAAAAATGTGGTGCCCATGGAACTTTCTTCATTCAGTTCGATGCGGGCAACATCCTTAAGCAGCACTGCGGATCCGTTTTCTTCCACCCGCAGCTGAATCTGTTCAAACTGTTCCGCTGTTTCCAGGCTGGATGAGGCGTTGATGGCAATATTGATCTCCTGCCCCGGCAAGGCAGGGGCCGCCCCCACCTGACCGCCAGCAACCTGGGCGTTCTGGGCGCGCACGGCAGCAATAATATCCTGAGGATTCAGCTTGTACTGGCGCATTTTGTCCGGGTCGCACCAGATGCGCATGGCATTTTGAAAACCGTACAGGGTGATTGCACCAACGCCCTGAACGCGGCTCAAGGGGTCAACAAGCGAGCTTGCCACATAGTCGCTTATGTCATTGGGGCGCATGGTATCGCTGGCATCGTAAAAAGCCACTGTCATGAAGGAATTGTCCACGGCTTTGGACGCCTGGACGCCCTGCCGCTGCACTATATCGGGCAGCAGGGAAAGAGCCTGCTGCACCTTGTTCTGCACCTGCACCTGCGCCGTATCGGCATCCGTGCCCGCAGCAAAGGTGAGGGTAATTTCCGTACCGCCGGAGGAACTGCTGGTTGATTTCATGTGCAGCAGGTTGTCCAGACCTTTTATCTGCTGCTCAATGATCTGCGTGACGCTGCGGTCAACAATGGACGCGGTCGCTCCTGGGTACTGGGCAGAGATGGATATCTGCGGCAGGGCGATATCCGGGTAATGCGCAACGGGGAGCCTGCCAAGAGCCAGCAGCCCGGCCAGCATAATGATGATGGCAATAACCCAGGCAAAGATGGGGCGATTGATGAAAAAAGCTGCCATACCCTACCGTGCCTCGGTGGCAGACGCCGCAGGGGCGGCCTTTGTTTGCAAAGATTGCGCGGGTACGCCCCGCACAAGTTCACCGGGGGCCGCTTTCTGGAAGCCCTCAACCACCAGCATGTCGCCAGCGCTGAGGCCCGCGCCCACAATCCAGCGGTTGCCGTATGCGCGGTCAATGCTCACATCGCGCCGCGTCAGACGAAAAATCCCGTCTTCCGTGCCTTCTTTCTGCAACACGTAAACAGAATGCCCGCCCGTATTGTTCACAAAGGCGGCCCCCTGCGGGATCAGCACTGCCTTGTCCACCGAACCTTCTTCAATAGCGGCCTTAACGTACATGCCCGGCAGCAGCAGCCCGTCAGGATTATCGACCACAGCCCGCAGCATGATGCTCCCCGTGCTCTGCGCGACAGATATTTCAGAAAACAGCAGGTCGCCCTGTATCCAGGCCGATTCACCAGCGTGCGCTGCTGTGGCGACTGGCGTATAGGGCGAGCCGTCTTCCAGCGTCAGCCGGATTTTGGCGGTATTCCCCTTGGCAGATATGCGGCCTTGCGCAAGGGCGCGGCGCAGGCGGATAGCTTCCGCGCTGGATTGCGTTATATCAATATAGACGCGGTCAATCTGCTGGATAACGGCCAGAGGGGATGACTGATTGGCCGTAACCAGAGCGCCGACCGTAACGGCAGAGGCCCCAATGCGGCCTGACACTGGGGCTTTTATTTCTGTATAGGCAAGATTGATGGCCGCTGTTTCAAGCTCGGCCTCCGCCCTGGCAACGCGGGCGCGGGCCTGACCATGCTGCGAGATGGAATTGTCCAGCTCCTGCTGGCTTACGGCGTATTGCTTTATCAATTGCCGCTGACGTTTTTCCAGCAGGGCAATGGCGGTAACAGCAGCCTTTGCCTCCGCAAGCGAGGCTCTGGCCGTGGCGTGGGCCGCCTGATAGATGGCCGGGTCTATGCGGTACAAGACCTGCCCTTTTTTTATATCTGCGCCTTCTTCAAAAAGACGCTCAATGACAATGCCGTCAACCTGAGGCCGAACCTCCGCCGTTACCAGCGCGGACACTCTCCCCGGCAGCGTACTGCTCAGGGTCAACTTTTCTTCCCCCAGCACAAGGTATTGCACCTCGGCATGGGCTGGGCCAGACTCCTCCGCCTTGTTGCAGCCAAGGGCGAGCACAGTCAGCCACAAGGGCACGAGCAGCCACAGTCGAATTTTTTTCATACTAAACCAGCGCATTACAAACACCTCTGCTCTTGTATGGGCAAGCAACTTCCGGCTTGCCCTTTTGCCTGTAATTTGCCAGCGTAAACTATACAGTTACTTTAGAGTCAAGGGAAAAATGAAATGAAAAAGAATCTGCTCACCTCAGGCGAATTCGCCAGCCTGTGCGGCACGCAAAAAGGCACCCTGCTGTTTTATGAAAAGGAAGGGTTGCTGAAACCCAGACACGTTTCAGAAAACAGGTACCGCCGATACGGGATTGAGCAGTATTTTGAATTTGACCTGCTCTCCATGCTCAAGGAGGTCGGCAGTTCGCTGAAGGAGGTCAAGGCGCACCTGCATAACATGAACGGCGAGGATTTCTTGTCCTTCCTGCGGGAAAAACAGCTCGCCGCAGAAAAGGAACTGCGCCGAGTGGCCCAGCGCAGATTGATGCTCAAAGACATGACCGGCTGCCTGCGCGAAGCCCTGGATTTTGAATACGACACCATGACCGTACGGCACCAAAAGGCAGAACGGCTGGAAATGACCCCCACAGGCGCAAGCCCCTCAGAGTCGCAATGGGAACTTGTACAACGCTTTGTGGAATATAATCGGGGATATGATCAGCAGGAAGAAAAACCGCGTTACCCCTTTGGCGTTGTCTTTTGCCTGGATGACATACGGCAGGGCAGCTATGTTGAGCGCTATTACTTCACCAAGGTGCGGCGCTCCACGCCGCCCTCCCTCCTCCATATAAAACCTGAGGGAAAATACGCCATTCTGGCCCACAACGGCACGGATGCCTCGCACAGGCTGGCCCTTGCCGATATGCTGAAGAAGGTCAGCACCGCAGGCCTGACCATGAAAAGCGATGTCTATGTGTGCGACATGATGAGTTACGTCATGCAGGAGGGCGGCGACTGCTACGCGGTGAAATACGCCATTCGGGTTGAATAGCGGCATGCGGCCTCAATTGACGGTTCCCCGTAATCAGGCCCGCCAGCACGGCCCGTGCGCCCTCGCCCCTGCCCCGCCGATACGTATTTTCCTCTTGCGGGCGGGGCGCTGTAATCGTAGAGATATGCAAGAGCTATACGATTGCTCCACCAAAATCATTATGAGGCCCCACATGCAGGTTTGCAAAAAATTGGCTGACGGCGTTTTGCATGTCA
This genomic window contains:
- a CDS encoding efflux RND transporter periplasmic adaptor subunit — protein: MRWFSMKKIRLWLLVPLWLTVLALGCNKAEESGPAHAEVQYLVLGEEKLTLSSTLPGRVSALVTAEVRPQVDGIVIERLFEEGADIKKGQVLYRIDPAIYQAAHATARASLAEAKAAVTAIALLEKRQRQLIKQYAVSQQELDNSISQHGQARARVARAEAELETAAINLAYTEIKAPVSGRIGASAVTVGALVTANQSSPLAVIQQIDRVYIDITQSSAEAIRLRRALAQGRISAKGNTAKIRLTLEDGSPYTPVATAAHAGESAWIQGDLLFSEISVAQSTGSIMLRAVVDNPDGLLLPGMYVKAAIEEGSVDKAVLIPQGAAFVNNTGGHSVYVLQKEGTEDGIFRLTRRDVSIDRAYGNRWIVGAGLSAGDMLVVEGFQKAAPGELVRGVPAQSLQTKAAPAASATEAR
- a CDS encoding efflux RND transporter permease subunit yields the protein MAAFFINRPIFAWVIAIIIMLAGLLALGRLPVAHYPDIALPQISISAQYPGATASIVDRSVTQIIEQQIKGLDNLLHMKSTSSSSGGTEITLTFAAGTDADTAQVQVQNKVQQALSLLPDIVQRQGVQASKAVDNSFMTVAFYDASDTMRPNDISDYVASSLVDPLSRVQGVGAITLYGFQNAMRIWCDPDKMRQYKLNPQDIIAAVRAQNAQVAGGQVGAAPALPGQEINIAINASSSLETAEQFEQIQLRVEENGSAVLLKDVARIELNEESSMGTTFFNGHAGTGLAFKLSSGANVLQTTRGIKAELQSLASFFPPGLKYAYADDRAPIVEKSIRSVVRTLFEAIALVVAVMFVFMQSYRATLIPAIAVPVVLLGVFAVFAATGFSINTLTMFGMVLAIGLLVDDAIVVVENVERLMRDEGLSPKEAALKSMRQITGALVGVAVVISAVFVPMAFMPGSTGAIFRQFSVTIVASMVLSVVVAIVLTPALCATMLRTHGNGTGEGFFGRFNRWFAAFTERYSRGVSGMVRHPLRWGVVFAVLAAGCLALFMLLPSAFLPDEDQGILYVDVQLPPSASLERTEKIVKEIDAYFRKDEKDSIESVMSVIGWGFSGSGQNSAMVLPLLKDWSKRGPGQSASDVMERATERFSSIAGAEIVVMSPPAVMELGTSSGFELELMDRGGKGHAALLNAKDALLESAAKSTAVTSVRYSGMADTEQYDLVIDNSKAGAYGLSRAEINSAISAYWAGEYINDFSDKGRTKKVYLQAEPSVRAGVDDFRRFYLRNAKDEMVPFSSFIGVKSVLASPSLTRYQGIPSVKIEGAAAPGQSTGQAMTAMEKSAASMPPGFDYAWTGLSSQQRVSASQAPLLYAVSIIVVFLCLAALYESWTIPLAVLLAVPTGIVGALGGVYLRGMNNDIYLQIALLTIIGLSAKNSILIVEFAREMHRGGKDLVAATVEASRLRLRPIIMTSLCFILGVVPLALSSGAGSGAQNALGTAVLTGMITATGLGIYYTPLFFIVVTRFFSGKLRRKEPSAEPAAQPEQH
- a CDS encoding MerR family transcriptional regulator, giving the protein MKKNLLTSGEFASLCGTQKGTLLFYEKEGLLKPRHVSENRYRRYGIEQYFEFDLLSMLKEVGSSLKEVKAHLHNMNGEDFLSFLREKQLAAEKELRRVAQRRLMLKDMTGCLREALDFEYDTMTVRHQKAERLEMTPTGASPSESQWELVQRFVEYNRGYDQQEEKPRYPFGVVFCLDDIRQGSYVERYYFTKVRRSTPPSLLHIKPEGKYAILAHNGTDASHRLALADMLKKVSTAGLTMKSDVYVCDMMSYVMQEGGDCYAVKYAIRVE